A stretch of DNA from Nitratireductor thuwali:
TTCCGATCTCAGCGTCGAGACGGTAGAGACCGTTGCGCTCCATAAGGCGAAATCGTTCATGCGGCGTCTGCTGTTCGCGGTCGGTACCGAGGCGGAGCGCACCCGTGAGCGTCAGCGCGCCAAACCCGACATCGGCGATATATTCCGCGCCTTCCGCCATCACCTTCAGAAGCATGTGGCCGCGCGGAGTCCGCACGCCGTTATCCTGGTTCCAACAAATTCTGGCTGAAAGCCCGGTGACGCCGAAACCCAACGCTGCGAGCACCATCCCGAACAGCAGGTTCTGCTCGAAGCAGTAACCGCCGCGCCTCTTTCGCACCAGCTTGTCGACCAGCGCTTCCGGATCGAGCCGAACGGGCAGGTTGCCGAAAAGCGGATCCAGATTTTCGAACGCAATCACCTGCGGATGCAGATAGTGCAGGGCCTGCAACGTCTCGAGGGTAGCATCCCACGGTCCCGAGTATCCAATCCGACGCATATATGCATCGAGATCGATCCTGGTCGCCGCGAACAACTGGTCAGCGGTCATGGTGGTCACCTCCTGGTTCGCACTGTCCCTGATCACCTGTGCCCGAAGCCGCTCACGCCAACGGCGGCCCGCCCCGCGACGGCGTCGATGATTTCCGAAACGGTCTCGTCGGAGAACCCGCCATAAAGCTCGATCAGGCCAACCCCTTGATCCGCCAACTGGCGCGCAACGGGAGACGCGATCCGTTCGTCAGCCATGATGAAGGTGGTGCTTTGAGGCCCGGCGCTGCGGGAGAAGCGGTCGGTGGACGGATCGGCGCCCGGCGCCAGCACCATGCCGACCTCGGCTGGGGGCTTTCCATCCATAAAGGCCTTGTTGAATTCGGCCGCTTTCACGATCGATTCAATTCCGAACGATACGGCAGCGACCCATGTGTCGGCGGGTACGGCCGCCTTCACCTTGGCGCGCACCGCCATCGGCATGCCGCCGCACAATTCGATCAGTTCAACACCTGAGTCTGCCAT
This window harbors:
- a CDS encoding arylamine N-acetyltransferase family protein, whose product is MTADQLFAATRIDLDAYMRRIGYSGPWDATLETLQALHYLHPQVIAFENLDPLFGNLPVRLDPEALVDKLVRKRRGGYCFEQNLLFGMVLAALGFGVTGLSARICWNQDNGVRTPRGHMLLKVMAEGAEYIADVGFGALTLTGALRLGTDREQQTPHERFRLMERNGLYRLDAEIGTDWRPVYVFDLQAQVLGDYEIANYYLSSHPSSHFRDTLIAARPFHGGRYALLGNRFTVHTFDAPPQRTLLSSVAECTTYLLPAF
- a CDS encoding DUF6506 family protein translates to MHRAIVYEFPEADPNTDRFVHEYENGNVTIVLVGHVSMVPAVAKEMADSGVELIELCGGMPMAVRAKVKAAVPADTWVAAVSFGIESIVKAAEFNKAFMDGKPPAEVGMVLAPGADPSTDRFSRSAGPQSTTFIMADERIASPVARQLADQGVGLIELYGGFSDETVSEIIDAVAGRAAVGVSGFGHR